A DNA window from Hevea brasiliensis isolate MT/VB/25A 57/8 chromosome 2, ASM3005281v1, whole genome shotgun sequence contains the following coding sequences:
- the LOC110661466 gene encoding xanthotoxin 5-hydroxylase CYP82C4 isoform X3 — translation MADKHGPAFNIRIGSHRAFVVASRELAKQCFTINDKAIASRPTTAATKHMCYNHAVFGFAPYSSHWREMRKIVMLELLSKRRLEMVKHVQASEVDLGIRKLYSLWAQNNCLPVLVELKQWFEDMTLNVIVRAVAGKRYTGSFDDDETRQCQKAISQFFHLMGIFVVSDALPFLWWLDLGGHERAMKKTAKDLDAVLAGWLTEHRQRRVSGEAKTKGEQDFIDVMLSLEEKGHLAGFQYDADTSIKSTCLALIAGASDTTTTTLTWAISLLLNNKPALKKAQEELDIHIGIGREVDESDIKNLVYLQAMIKETLRLYPVAPLIPREFMEDCNIAGYHVPAGTRLLVNVWKIQRDPRFWTNPTAFQPERFLTSHMDVDVRGQHYELLPFGSGRRSCPGASFALHALHLALARFLHAFDLATPNDQPVDMTETPGTTLPKATPLEVLLSPRLPAKLYSC, via the exons ATGGCTGATAAGCATGGGCCAGCATTTAACATCCGCATAGGCAGTCATCGTGCTTTTGTGGTTGCTAGTAGGGAATTGGCAAAGCAATGCTTCACCATAAATGACAAAGCCATTGCTTCTCGTCCCACTACAGCAGCCACAAAGCACATGTGCTATAACCACGCTGTATTTGGTTTTGCACCCTACAGCTCACATTGGCGTGAGATGAGAAAGATAGTAATGCTTGAACTTCTTTCAAAACGCCGACTGGAGATGGTGAAGCATGTCCAGGCTTCTGAAGTTGACTTGGGGATAAGGAAGCTTTATAGTCTATGGGCTCAAAATAATTGCCTTCCAGTGCTTGTTGAACTTAAACAGTGGTTTGAGGATATGACTCTTAATGTGATTGTTAGAGCAGTGGCTGGAAAACGATATACCGGTTCTTTTGATGATGATGAGACAAGACAGTGCCAGAAGGCaatttctcaattctttcacttgatGGGAATTTTTGTTGTTTCAGATGCACTTCCATTTCTATGGTGGTTGGATTTAGGGGGGCATGAAAGGGCAATGAAGAAGACAGCCAAGGACTTGGATGCTGTACTTGCAGGTTGGCTGACTGAGCATCGCCAAAGGAGAGTTTCTGGAGAGGCCAAGACTAAGGGTGAACAGGACTTCATTGATGTGATGTTGTCGCTTGAGGAGAAAGGCCACCTGGCAGGCTTCCAATATGATGCAGATACTAGTATCAAATCTACCTGTCTG GCTCTTATTGCTGGTGCTAGTGACACAACAACAACCACACTAACATGGGCCATCTCATTGCTTCTGAATAATAAACCAGCTTTGAAAAAGGCCCAAGAAGAACTAGACATCCATATTGGCATTGGACGTGAAGTTGATGAATCAGACATCAAAAACTTAGTATACCTTCAAGCCATGATCAAGGAAACCCTCCGTCTGTACCCAGTTGCTCCCCTGATACCCCGGGAATTCATGGAAGATTGTAACATAGCTGGGTATCATGTCCCAGCTGGCACTCGCTTATTAGTAAATGTATGGAAGATTCAGAGGGATCCGAGATTTTGGACAAATCCGACAGCTTTCCAGCCCGAGAGGTTTCTAACAAGCCATATGGATGTTGACGTCAGAGGTCAACACTATGAACTCCTTCCTTTTGGCTCTGGTAGACGATCATGCCCTGGTGCATCATTTGCACTCCATGCTCTCCACCTAGCACTTGCTAGGTTCCTTCATGCATTTGATTTGGCAACCCCAAATGACCAGCCTGTTGACATGACTGAGACACCCGGTACAACTTTACCAAAAGCAACCCCATTAGAGGTTCTTCTTTCCCCGCGTCTTCCTGCAAAACTCTATAGCTGTTGA
- the LOC110661466 gene encoding xanthotoxin 5-hydroxylase CYP82C4 isoform X2, giving the protein MSKCSKIREAPEPAGAWPIIGHLYPLGGADKLLHQTLGSMADKHGPAFNIRIGSHRAFVVASRELAKQCFTINDKAIASRPTTAATKHMCYNHAVFGFAPYSSHWREMRKIVMLELLSKRRLEMVKHVQASEVDLGIRKLYSLWAQNNCLPVLVELKQWFEDMTLNVIVRAVAGKRYTGSFDDDETRQCQKAISQFFHLMGIFVVSDALPFLWWLDLGGHERAMKKTAKDLDAVLAGWLTEHRQRRVSGEAKTKGEQDFIDVMLSLEEKGHLAGFQYDADTSIKSTCLALIAGASDTTTTTLTWAISLLLNNKPALKKAQEELDIHIGIGREVDESDIKNLVYLQAMIKETLRLYPVAPLIPREFMEDCNIAGYHVPAGTRLLVNVWKIQRDPRFWTNPTAFQPERFLTSHMDVDVRGQHYELLPFGSGRRSCPGASFALHALHLALARFLHAFDLATPNDQPVDMTETPGTTLPKATPLEVLLSPRLPAKLYSC; this is encoded by the exons ATGAG CAAATGTAGCAAGATTAGAGAGGCTCCTGAACCAGCTGGTGCATGGCCAATCATTGGCCACCTTTATCCATTGGGTGGTGCTGATAAGCTTCTTCACCAAACACTTGGATCAATGGCTGATAAGCATGGGCCAGCATTTAACATCCGCATAGGCAGTCATCGTGCTTTTGTGGTTGCTAGTAGGGAATTGGCAAAGCAATGCTTCACCATAAATGACAAAGCCATTGCTTCTCGTCCCACTACAGCAGCCACAAAGCACATGTGCTATAACCACGCTGTATTTGGTTTTGCACCCTACAGCTCACATTGGCGTGAGATGAGAAAGATAGTAATGCTTGAACTTCTTTCAAAACGCCGACTGGAGATGGTGAAGCATGTCCAGGCTTCTGAAGTTGACTTGGGGATAAGGAAGCTTTATAGTCTATGGGCTCAAAATAATTGCCTTCCAGTGCTTGTTGAACTTAAACAGTGGTTTGAGGATATGACTCTTAATGTGATTGTTAGAGCAGTGGCTGGAAAACGATATACCGGTTCTTTTGATGATGATGAGACAAGACAGTGCCAGAAGGCaatttctcaattctttcacttgatGGGAATTTTTGTTGTTTCAGATGCACTTCCATTTCTATGGTGGTTGGATTTAGGGGGGCATGAAAGGGCAATGAAGAAGACAGCCAAGGACTTGGATGCTGTACTTGCAGGTTGGCTGACTGAGCATCGCCAAAGGAGAGTTTCTGGAGAGGCCAAGACTAAGGGTGAACAGGACTTCATTGATGTGATGTTGTCGCTTGAGGAGAAAGGCCACCTGGCAGGCTTCCAATATGATGCAGATACTAGTATCAAATCTACCTGTCTG GCTCTTATTGCTGGTGCTAGTGACACAACAACAACCACACTAACATGGGCCATCTCATTGCTTCTGAATAATAAACCAGCTTTGAAAAAGGCCCAAGAAGAACTAGACATCCATATTGGCATTGGACGTGAAGTTGATGAATCAGACATCAAAAACTTAGTATACCTTCAAGCCATGATCAAGGAAACCCTCCGTCTGTACCCAGTTGCTCCCCTGATACCCCGGGAATTCATGGAAGATTGTAACATAGCTGGGTATCATGTCCCAGCTGGCACTCGCTTATTAGTAAATGTATGGAAGATTCAGAGGGATCCGAGATTTTGGACAAATCCGACAGCTTTCCAGCCCGAGAGGTTTCTAACAAGCCATATGGATGTTGACGTCAGAGGTCAACACTATGAACTCCTTCCTTTTGGCTCTGGTAGACGATCATGCCCTGGTGCATCATTTGCACTCCATGCTCTCCACCTAGCACTTGCTAGGTTCCTTCATGCATTTGATTTGGCAACCCCAAATGACCAGCCTGTTGACATGACTGAGACACCCGGTACAACTTTACCAAAAGCAACCCCATTAGAGGTTCTTCTTTCCCCGCGTCTTCCTGCAAAACTCTATAGCTGTTGA
- the LOC110661466 gene encoding xanthotoxin 5-hydroxylase CYP82C4 isoform X1, with amino-acid sequence MDPSLQLTAIAVFFSFIFLCNAYIQWKKSSKCSKIREAPEPAGAWPIIGHLYPLGGADKLLHQTLGSMADKHGPAFNIRIGSHRAFVVASRELAKQCFTINDKAIASRPTTAATKHMCYNHAVFGFAPYSSHWREMRKIVMLELLSKRRLEMVKHVQASEVDLGIRKLYSLWAQNNCLPVLVELKQWFEDMTLNVIVRAVAGKRYTGSFDDDETRQCQKAISQFFHLMGIFVVSDALPFLWWLDLGGHERAMKKTAKDLDAVLAGWLTEHRQRRVSGEAKTKGEQDFIDVMLSLEEKGHLAGFQYDADTSIKSTCLALIAGASDTTTTTLTWAISLLLNNKPALKKAQEELDIHIGIGREVDESDIKNLVYLQAMIKETLRLYPVAPLIPREFMEDCNIAGYHVPAGTRLLVNVWKIQRDPRFWTNPTAFQPERFLTSHMDVDVRGQHYELLPFGSGRRSCPGASFALHALHLALARFLHAFDLATPNDQPVDMTETPGTTLPKATPLEVLLSPRLPAKLYSC; translated from the exons atggaTCCTTCTCTACAGTTAACCGCAATTGCTGTGTTTTTTTCCTTCATCTTTCTCTGCAATGCTTATATTCAATGGAAAAAGAGTAGCAAATGTAGCAAGATTAGAGAGGCTCCTGAACCAGCTGGTGCATGGCCAATCATTGGCCACCTTTATCCATTGGGTGGTGCTGATAAGCTTCTTCACCAAACACTTGGATCAATGGCTGATAAGCATGGGCCAGCATTTAACATCCGCATAGGCAGTCATCGTGCTTTTGTGGTTGCTAGTAGGGAATTGGCAAAGCAATGCTTCACCATAAATGACAAAGCCATTGCTTCTCGTCCCACTACAGCAGCCACAAAGCACATGTGCTATAACCACGCTGTATTTGGTTTTGCACCCTACAGCTCACATTGGCGTGAGATGAGAAAGATAGTAATGCTTGAACTTCTTTCAAAACGCCGACTGGAGATGGTGAAGCATGTCCAGGCTTCTGAAGTTGACTTGGGGATAAGGAAGCTTTATAGTCTATGGGCTCAAAATAATTGCCTTCCAGTGCTTGTTGAACTTAAACAGTGGTTTGAGGATATGACTCTTAATGTGATTGTTAGAGCAGTGGCTGGAAAACGATATACCGGTTCTTTTGATGATGATGAGACAAGACAGTGCCAGAAGGCaatttctcaattctttcacttgatGGGAATTTTTGTTGTTTCAGATGCACTTCCATTTCTATGGTGGTTGGATTTAGGGGGGCATGAAAGGGCAATGAAGAAGACAGCCAAGGACTTGGATGCTGTACTTGCAGGTTGGCTGACTGAGCATCGCCAAAGGAGAGTTTCTGGAGAGGCCAAGACTAAGGGTGAACAGGACTTCATTGATGTGATGTTGTCGCTTGAGGAGAAAGGCCACCTGGCAGGCTTCCAATATGATGCAGATACTAGTATCAAATCTACCTGTCTG GCTCTTATTGCTGGTGCTAGTGACACAACAACAACCACACTAACATGGGCCATCTCATTGCTTCTGAATAATAAACCAGCTTTGAAAAAGGCCCAAGAAGAACTAGACATCCATATTGGCATTGGACGTGAAGTTGATGAATCAGACATCAAAAACTTAGTATACCTTCAAGCCATGATCAAGGAAACCCTCCGTCTGTACCCAGTTGCTCCCCTGATACCCCGGGAATTCATGGAAGATTGTAACATAGCTGGGTATCATGTCCCAGCTGGCACTCGCTTATTAGTAAATGTATGGAAGATTCAGAGGGATCCGAGATTTTGGACAAATCCGACAGCTTTCCAGCCCGAGAGGTTTCTAACAAGCCATATGGATGTTGACGTCAGAGGTCAACACTATGAACTCCTTCCTTTTGGCTCTGGTAGACGATCATGCCCTGGTGCATCATTTGCACTCCATGCTCTCCACCTAGCACTTGCTAGGTTCCTTCATGCATTTGATTTGGCAACCCCAAATGACCAGCCTGTTGACATGACTGAGACACCCGGTACAACTTTACCAAAAGCAACCCCATTAGAGGTTCTTCTTTCCCCGCGTCTTCCTGCAAAACTCTATAGCTGTTGA